A window of the Brassica napus cultivar Da-Ae chromosome A2, Da-Ae, whole genome shotgun sequence genome harbors these coding sequences:
- the LOC106395890 gene encoding subtilisin-like protease SBT3.9, with the protein MQTPSVPGRSLYLNLIIVLALFASITMAESTGEASSEAKVHIIYTEKPTDEEPKDYHLRTLSSALGSEEAAKDALIYSYKEAASGFSAKLTPEQVTEISKQPGVIQVVPSQTYHLHKPVGAGFKLT; encoded by the exons ATGCAAACACCATCTGTTCCTGGAAGAAGTCTCTACCTCAACCTCATCATCGTCTTAGCGCTCTTTGCATCGATCACCATGGCTGAATCAACGGGAGAAGCATCGTCGGAAGCGAAGGTCCACATCATCTACACCGAGAAGCCCACCGATGAGGAACCTAAAGACTATCATCTCCGTACTCTCTCCTCCGCTCTCGGCAG TGAGGAAGCAGCAAAGGACGCTCTGATCTACAGTTACAAGGAAGCTGCTTCTGGTTTCTCAGCTAAGCTCACACCTGAGCAAGTCACCGAGATCTCCA AGCAACCAGGTGTGATTCAAGTTGTGCCGAGCCAGACCTACCATTTGCACAAACCTGTTGGTGCTGGTTTCAAGCTGACTTAA
- the LOC106395866 gene encoding ABC transporter G family member 25-like, which translates to MSGFDGVENQRNGLDLSARLPQDPRSLLSSSSPCFPITLKFVDVCYRVKIHGKTGESGKIQRLLGLDHKPSDETTSTEERTILSGVTGMVSPGEFMAVLGPSGSGKSTLLNAIAGRLHGPALTGKILMNDVKPTKQTLKRTGFVAQDDLLYPHLTVRETLVFVALLRLPRSLTRHEKIKAAESVISELGLEKCENTVVGNTFIRGISGGERKRVSIAHELLINPSLLVLDEPTSGLDATAALRLVQTLSWVAHGRGKAVVTSIHQPSSRVFQMFDTVLLLSEGKFLFYGKGRDAMAYFESVGFSPAFPMNPADFLLDLANGVCQIDGMTEREKPNVKQTLSVAYNTMLAPNVKTCIDAAPSLGDNMRFVKTRENAHGITSGIATWFSQLCILLHRLLKERRHESFDALRVFQVIASSLLSGLMWWHSDYRDVHDRLGLLFFISIFWGVIPSFNAVFTFPQERAIFTRERSSGMYTLSSYFMAHVIGSLSMELVLPAVFLTLTYWMVGLRPGLVPFLLTLFVLLLYVLASQGLGLALGGAIMDAKKASTIVTVTMLAFVLTGGYYVNKVPYGMVWMKYISTTFYCYRLLIAIQYGNGDEILRMFGCEPKRAQGTAMTAGCRFMEEEVVGDIGMWTSVSVLFFMFASYRVLAYLALRRIKL; encoded by the exons ATGTCAGGTTTTGACGGCGTTGAAAATCAAAGGAACGGTCTAGATTTATCAGCTCGTCTCCCTCAAGATCCTCGCTcattattatcatcatcatctccttgTTTCCCAATCACTCTCAAg TTCGTTGATGTCTGTTACCGAGTGAAGATCCATGGCAAAACCGGCGAGTCCGGTAAGATCCAGAGATTGTTGGGACTAGACCACAAACCGTCCGATGAGACTACATCAACGGAGGAGAGGACGATACTTAGTGGAGTCACCGGAATGGTGTCACCCGGCGAGTTTATGGCCGTTCTTGGACCATCCGGAAGCGGTAAGTCCACGCTACTAAACGCTATCGCAGGGAGACTCCATGGACCAGCTCTCACCGGAAAAATACTCATGAACGATGTGAAACCAACGAAACAAACGCTAAAACGTACTGGCTTCGTCGCGCAGGACGATCTCCTCTACCCTCACTTAACTGTACGCGAAACCCTAGTTTTCGTCGCCTTGCTCCGTCTCCCTCGGAGTCTAACAAGACACGAGAAGATCAAAGCCGCCGAGTCAGTGATCTCCGAGCTGGGGCTGGAGAAATGCGAGAACACGGTGGTTGGTAATACTTTCATCAGAGGGATATCTGGCGGTGAGAGGAAACGAGTGAGCATAGCTCACGAGTTACTCATCAACCCGAGCCTTCTTGTCCTTGACGAACCAACGTCTGGACTCGACGCTACGGCAGCTCTACGGCTGGTTCAGACACTCTCCTGGGTGGCTCATGGTAGAGGGAAGGCGGTGGTCACGTCGATTCACCAGCCGTCGAGCCGTGTGTTCCAGATGTTTGATACTGTGCTTCTTCTTAGCGAAGGAAAGTTTTTGTTCTACGGAAAAGGAAGAGACGCCATGGCTTACTTCGAGTCCGTCGGGTTCTCGCCTGCGTTTCCAATGAATCCTGCTGACTTCCTTCTCGATCTTGCTAACG GAGTTTGTCAAATTGACGGCATGACAGAACGGGAAAAGCCAAACGTGAAACAAACGCTGTCTGTTGCTTATAATACAATGCTAGCCCCAAACGTCAAAACCTGCATCGATGCGGCACCTTCTCTTGGAGACAACATGCGTTTTGTAAAAACGCGAGAGAACGCACATGGAATAACGTCAGGTATCGCAACATGGTTCAGTCAACTTTGCATTCTCCTCCACAGACTTCTTAAAGAACGGCGCCACGAATCCTTCGATGCACTTCGCGTTTTCCAAGTGATAGCGTCTTCACTACTCTCTGGTCTAATGTGGTGGCACTCAGATTATCGAGACGTACAC GACCGACTAGGACTACTCTTCTTCATATCCATTTTCTGGGGGGTAATTCCGTCATTTAACGCAGTTTTCACGTTTCCGCAAGAACGAGCCATCTTCACTCGAGAACGCTCGTCCGGTATGTACACACTCTCATCTTACTTCATGGCTCATGTCATTGGATCGCTCTCCATGGAACTCGTTCTCCCGGCAGTGTTCTTGACGCTAACTTATTGGATGGTCGGTCTCCGTCCAGGGCTAGTCCCTTTCCTCCTCACCCTCTTCGTGCTACTACTATACGTTTTAGCATCCCAAGGACTCGGACTTGCCCTTGGCGGAGCGATCATGGACGCAAAGAAAGCTTCCACGATCGTGACTGTGACAATGCTAGCGTTTGTTTTAACCGGTGGTTACTACGTGAACAAAGTGCCTTATGGAATGGTGTGGATGAAATACATCTCCACGACGTTTTATTGTTACCGTCTGTTAATTGCAATCCAGTATGGTAATGGTGATGAGATATTGAGGATGTTTGGATGTGAGCCCAAGAGAGCGCAAGGAACGGCTATGACTGCTGGGTGTAGGTTTATGGAGGAGGAAGTGGTTGGAGACATTGGGATGTGGACGAGCGTTAgtgttttgtttttcatgtttGCTAGTTATAGAGTATTGGCTTACTTGGCTTTGAGGCGTATTAAACTTTGA
- the LOC106421502 gene encoding NAC domain-containing protein 30-like, whose amino-acid sequence MDNIMQSCMPPGFRFHPTEEELVGYYLDGKINSMKSALDVIVDIDLYKMEPWDIQARCKLGYEEQNEWYFFSHKDRKYPTGTRTNRATAAGFWKATGRDKAVLSKNSVIGMRKTLVYYKGRVPNGRKSDWIMHEYRLQNSELAPVQEEGWVVCRAFRKPIPNQRPLGYEPWQNQLYHVDNKKYYSSSETMNTSHHIGASSSNQNLNQMVMSNNHYNANNPSATMHQYGNIELPQLDSPSLSPSLGTNKDQNESLEQEEEKSFNYVDWRILDSLLEIQATHPQNRDVLVSSLATQSYNPEQSYPSMHQNYNYEVEANIHHSFGCFPDS is encoded by the exons ATGGACAACATAATGCAATCGTGTATGCCACCGGGATTCCGATTTCATCCAACAGAGGAAGAGCTCGTTGGTTATTACCTAGATGGGAAGATCAATTCAATGAAGAGTGCTTTAGATGTCATTGTAGACATTGACCTCTACAAAATGGAGCCATGGGATATTCAAG CGAGATGTAAACTAGGGTATGAAGAGCAAAACGAGTGGTACTTCTTTAGCCACAAGGATAGGAAGTACCCGACCGGGACTAGGACCAATAGAGCAACGGCCGCCGGGTTCTGGAAGGCCACCGGTAGAGACAAGGCGGTACTTTCAAAGAATAGTGTCATAGGAATGCGGAAGACACTTGTCTACTACAAAGGTCGAGTTCCTAATGGAAGAAAATCAGATTGGATCATGCACGAATACCGCCTCCAAAACTCCGAGCTTGCCCCGGTTCAG GAGGAAGGTTGGGTGGTGTGTCGAGCATTTAGGAAGCCGATTCCAAACCAGAGGCCATTAGGGTACGAGCCATGGCAGAACCAGCTCTACCACGttgataataaaaaatactacTCATCTTCAGAGACAATGAACACGAGTCACCATATCGGTGCCTCTTCATCGAACCAAAACCTTAACCAAATGGTCATGAGTAATAATCACTACAATGCCAATAATCCGTCCGCAACGATGCATCAATATGGCAATATCGAGCTCCCACAGCTAGACAGTCCTAGCTTGTCGCCAAGTCTAGGGACGAATAAAGATCAGAACGAGAGtttggagcaagaagaagagaagagcttCAACTATGTGGACTGGAGAATACTAGATAGCTTGCTTGAGATACAAGCCACACATCCACAAAACCGTGATGTCCTTGTGTCTTCGTTAGCAACGCAGTCTTATAACCCGGAACAGAGCTACCCTTCCATGcatcaaaactataattatgaGGTCGAAgctaatattcatcattctttTGGATGCTTCCCTGactcctaa